In one Clostridia bacterium genomic region, the following are encoded:
- a CDS encoding thioredoxin domain-containing protein, translated as MMKNKFTALLLSLLLLASCTLAVAADTSSLRPPKGAKVAIIVFEDVQCPDCARAEPLLQEAVKTYKIPLIRHDFPLPMHNWSFEAHVMARYFDIKSKALGEEFRSFLLENQRSVTPLNLRGIADRWAAEHKTTLPFVYDPKGELAAKVKADFALGQRVGVEHTPTIYVVSNTQRGTPFVEVVDRSQLFQLIDKMLREAAPVATKATKPARSTKTTAKP; from the coding sequence ATGATGAAGAACAAGTTCACGGCACTGCTACTCAGCCTTTTGCTCCTGGCCTCATGCACGCTGGCGGTGGCGGCAGACACCTCCTCCCTGCGTCCCCCGAAAGGAGCTAAGGTCGCAATCATCGTCTTTGAGGACGTCCAGTGTCCGGATTGCGCCCGCGCCGAGCCCTTGCTTCAGGAAGCGGTCAAGACTTACAAAATCCCGCTCATTCGTCACGACTTCCCGCTGCCCATGCATAACTGGAGCTTCGAGGCGCACGTCATGGCCCGCTATTTCGATATCAAGTCCAAAGCACTGGGCGAGGAGTTCCGAAGCTTCCTGTTAGAGAACCAGCGCAGCGTCACGCCGCTGAACCTTCGCGGGATAGCCGATCGCTGGGCCGCAGAACACAAGACAACACTGCCGTTTGTTTACGATCCGAAAGGCGAGCTGGCGGCGAAGGTGAAGGCCGACTTCGCTCTCGGCCAGCGTGTCGGAGTCGAGCACACTCCGACGATCTACGTCGTAAGCAACACCCAGCGTGGGACACCGTTCGTGGAAGTCGTCGATCGTTCTCAGCTCTTCCAACTCATTGACAAGATGCTGCGTGAGGCCGCCCCGGTCGCGACCAAGGCGACGAAGCCGGCCAGGAGCACGAAAACCACCGCAAAGCCGTAG
- a CDS encoding redoxin domain-containing protein codes for MAALKAGDMAPDFEIPAVVGNVKTKVKLSDYRGKKNVVIAFYPLDWTPVUTAQMPAYNADLDKFAGFDAQVLGMSVDSIPSHVAWQKREIGYLDYPLCSDFFPHGDVARKFGILREGDPIPGINERSLFIIDKEGKIAFGKVYPLDQQPDNEECFDVLRKL; via the coding sequence ATGGCAGCGCTGAAAGCTGGAGACATGGCGCCCGACTTCGAAATCCCTGCGGTCGTGGGCAACGTAAAAACGAAGGTAAAGCTCAGCGACTATCGGGGAAAGAAGAACGTCGTCATAGCCTTTTATCCGCTGGACTGGACGCCGGTCTGAACGGCCCAGATGCCGGCGTACAACGCGGACCTCGATAAGTTCGCCGGTTTCGATGCCCAGGTTCTGGGCATGAGTGTAGATTCCATACCAAGCCATGTCGCGTGGCAGAAGCGCGAGATAGGTTACCTGGATTATCCGTTGTGCAGCGACTTCTTCCCGCATGGCGACGTTGCCAGGAAGTTCGGGATTCTGCGTGAGGGCGATCCGATCCCGGGTATCAACGAGCGCTCATTATTCATCATCGACAAAGAAGGCAAAATTGCTTTCGGTAAGGTGTACCCGCTCGATCAGCAACCCGATAACGAAGAATGTTTCGACGTGCTTCGTAAGCTCTAA
- a CDS encoding redoxin domain-containing protein: protein MFGSSGYNYERFDKKNLLRDVAAGRFGHAPQPGERAPDFELRALDGDKVRLSDFRSEKNVVLTFGSATCPQTAGSIEGMNDLYNDYRDDDVQFLFVYVREAHPGEELTAHKSQQDKVAAAEMLREEDEIEMPILVDDLNGKVHRKYGQIPNSTFIIDKSGRVSFRAVATRPMLIADALDELLERQRERGVDHAVVHGGEDLAAPSMRTFLNAHRALERGGTDAIRNFREQMGLPGKVAVTAGRIARPVADNPGAAIGTAAVMAGVVALGLWAGRELRRRRFESRMPYGVHGYRRGEAAAGYDDYEAVGI, encoded by the coding sequence ATGTTCGGCTCATCCGGGTACAACTACGAGCGGTTCGACAAAAAGAATTTGTTGAGGGACGTTGCGGCGGGAAGGTTTGGCCATGCGCCCCAGCCGGGAGAACGCGCGCCCGACTTCGAACTACGAGCCTTGGACGGCGACAAGGTCCGCCTGAGCGACTTCCGGAGCGAGAAGAACGTCGTGCTTACATTCGGCTCGGCAACCTGTCCGCAAACCGCTGGCTCCATCGAGGGCATGAACGATCTCTATAACGATTACCGCGATGATGACGTGCAATTCCTTTTTGTCTATGTACGAGAAGCGCATCCGGGCGAAGAGCTTACTGCCCACAAATCGCAGCAGGACAAAGTGGCCGCGGCCGAAATGCTGCGGGAGGAAGATGAAATTGAAATGCCGATCCTGGTAGACGACCTCAACGGCAAAGTCCATCGCAAGTACGGGCAAATCCCCAATTCAACTTTCATCATCGACAAGAGTGGCCGTGTTTCTTTCCGTGCCGTGGCGACGCGGCCCATGTTGATTGCGGACGCCCTGGATGAGTTGCTCGAACGGCAACGGGAGCGTGGCGTCGATCACGCGGTCGTGCATGGTGGTGAAGACCTTGCTGCACCTTCGATGAGGACGTTTCTGAATGCTCATCGTGCGCTGGAGCGTGGCGGGACTGACGCGATCCGGAACTTCCGTGAGCAGATGGGGCTTCCCGGAAAGGTGGCGGTAACGGCTGGCCGCATTGCACGTCCTGTCGCCGACAATCCAGGTGCGGCAATCGGCACCGCTGCTGTAATGGCTGGCGTGGTGGCACTGGGGTTGTGGGCCGGACGGGAATTGCGGCGCCGCAGGTTCGAATCGCGAATGCCGTACGGCGTTCACGGATACCGCCGCGGCGAAGCTGCCGCGGGATACGACGACTACGAAGCCGTCGGAATCTAG
- a CDS encoding YIP1 family protein: protein MSSSTAPQLAPEVMRLSEPQRVINTFVAPSRTFIDIRNNASWWMPWLLLSVMSMLFVFTMGQKVGWERIMQNEIAKNPRAVEQFDKMPAEQRDRAMDMQVTIGKVSGYMSPLILLISALLIAAVLMATFNFGIGATIGYKTALAIVFYGWLPSLVTSLLGMVTLYAGVDPDGFSIRNPVATNPAYFMDVTQHKFLYGMASALDIIVIWSIVLMAIGFSSNSKVKRGTAFAVIFGWYIVVKLIGAGFASAF, encoded by the coding sequence ATGAGCTCGTCTACCGCTCCGCAACTTGCGCCGGAAGTGATGCGACTCTCAGAACCGCAACGCGTCATCAATACCTTCGTCGCGCCATCAAGAACTTTCATCGACATCCGCAACAATGCAAGCTGGTGGATGCCCTGGCTTCTCTTGTCCGTCATGTCAATGCTGTTCGTCTTCACGATGGGCCAGAAGGTTGGCTGGGAACGCATCATGCAGAACGAGATTGCGAAGAACCCGCGAGCCGTCGAACAGTTCGACAAGATGCCGGCCGAACAACGCGACCGCGCCATGGACATGCAGGTCACGATCGGCAAGGTTTCGGGTTACATGTCTCCCCTGATCCTGCTGATCTCGGCATTGTTAATTGCCGCCGTACTGATGGCGACTTTCAACTTTGGGATAGGCGCAACGATCGGGTACAAGACGGCGCTGGCGATTGTCTTCTATGGCTGGCTGCCATCGCTTGTGACCTCACTGCTTGGCATGGTGACCTTGTACGCCGGCGTAGACCCCGATGGATTCAGTATTCGCAACCCCGTAGCCACGAACCCCGCCTACTTCATGGATGTAACCCAGCATAAGTTTCTCTATGGAATGGCCTCGGCGCTGGACATCATCGTGATCTGGAGCATTGTGCTGATGGCCATTGGATTCTCGTCCAACAGCAAGGTGAAGCGTGGCACGGCATTCGCAGTCATCTTCGGTTGGTACATCGTCGTGAAGTTGATTGGAGCCGGATTCGCATCTGCCTTCTGA
- the acnA gene encoding aconitate hydratase AcnA — MNTFGSRSVLRVGKREYEIYRIHALDKQGISTTGLPYSLRILLENLLRREDGRAVTADTIRSLTCSSGKSMPSDEIAFMPSRVLLQDFTGVPAVVDLAAMRDAMKRLGGDPSLINPMQPAELVIDHSVQVDEFGNSWAFKVNADLEFQRNKERYTFLRWGQTGFKNFAIVPPDTGIVHQVNLEYLARVVFVLGEGETGKPVAYPDTVVGTDSHTTMINGLGVLGWGVGGIEAEAAMLGQPVSMLIPQVIGFRLIGHLREGATATDLVLTITEMLRKRGVVGKFVEYFGPGLPSLPLADRATIANMAPEYGATCGIFPVDAETLRFMKLTGRSDAHVALVEAYCKEQGLFHTASTPQADYSDVLELDLATVEPSIAGPKRPQDRVLLSTAHKSFETALPALIKPGKSVPQKPVERFEGEGGSPTAPGVEDQTAPAAEKPLLVDVRNALRHGSVVIAAITSCTNTSNPSVMIAAGLLARKAVEHGLSVAPWVKSSLAPGSKVVTEYLNKAGLQGYLDKLHFNLVGYGCTTCIGNSGPLPQEISDTIAEQDLVVVSVLSGNRNFEGRINSEVRANYLMSPPLVVAYAIAGRIDVDVYNEPLGYGANNKPVFLRDIWPTQQEVIDTMASCISPEMFQSSYADVLKGDDRWQSLNVPKGDTFAWDSASTYVQNPPYFEGMTTTPPPVKGISGARVLAVLGDSVTTDHISPAGNIKADSPAGRYLLEHGVEVKDFNSYGSRRGNHEVMMRGTFANIRLRNKLASPKEGGFTRHIPSNEPMSIYDASVKYREEGVPLVILAGKEYGSGSSRDWAAKGPQLLGVRAVIAESFERIHRSNLVGMGILPLQFLSDDNVETLGLTGEETYEIIGVEDALKLFAPGKHVSVRALNADGTAVEFDATLRIDTPQEVLYYQNGGILHYVVRQLLQGKDKPDALAGIKTVADAATGSSVT, encoded by the coding sequence ATGAATACTTTCGGCAGCCGTTCTGTCCTTCGCGTCGGCAAACGCGAATACGAGATCTACCGCATCCATGCGCTTGACAAGCAGGGCATCAGCACCACTGGATTGCCCTATTCGCTTCGCATCCTGCTTGAGAACCTGCTGAGGCGGGAAGATGGGCGTGCCGTTACCGCGGATACCATTCGCTCGCTCACATGCTCGAGTGGCAAGAGCATGCCCTCAGATGAAATCGCATTCATGCCTTCGCGCGTGCTGTTGCAGGATTTCACGGGCGTTCCGGCGGTCGTCGATCTCGCCGCTATGCGAGATGCCATGAAGCGCCTTGGCGGCGATCCGTCGCTCATCAATCCTATGCAGCCGGCAGAGTTAGTCATAGACCACTCCGTGCAGGTAGATGAGTTTGGAAATTCCTGGGCGTTCAAAGTCAATGCCGACCTCGAATTCCAGCGCAACAAGGAACGCTACACGTTCTTGCGCTGGGGACAGACTGGGTTCAAGAATTTCGCCATCGTTCCTCCGGATACCGGCATCGTTCACCAGGTTAATTTGGAGTACCTCGCTCGCGTCGTCTTTGTCCTCGGCGAAGGCGAAACCGGCAAGCCGGTAGCGTATCCCGACACGGTTGTCGGCACCGACTCGCATACCACGATGATCAACGGCCTCGGCGTGCTCGGGTGGGGCGTTGGCGGAATCGAAGCCGAAGCCGCCATGCTAGGCCAGCCGGTGTCGATGCTCATTCCGCAGGTGATCGGCTTCCGCCTTATCGGCCACTTACGCGAAGGCGCTACCGCCACAGATCTCGTGCTCACCATCACCGAGATGCTGCGCAAGAGGGGCGTCGTGGGCAAGTTCGTCGAGTACTTCGGCCCCGGCCTGCCGTCGTTGCCACTCGCGGACCGCGCCACCATCGCCAACATGGCTCCCGAGTACGGCGCTACCTGCGGCATCTTTCCGGTCGATGCGGAGACGCTTCGCTTCATGAAGTTGACGGGCCGGTCGGATGCGCACGTCGCTTTGGTGGAGGCCTACTGCAAGGAGCAGGGACTTTTCCATACAGCCTCCACGCCGCAGGCCGACTACAGCGACGTGCTTGAACTCGACCTCGCTACGGTCGAGCCGTCCATCGCCGGCCCCAAGCGTCCGCAGGATCGCGTACTGCTTTCGACGGCGCACAAGTCGTTTGAAACGGCGCTGCCGGCGCTGATCAAACCGGGCAAGAGCGTGCCGCAGAAGCCTGTCGAGCGCTTCGAGGGCGAGGGCGGCAGTCCGACGGCGCCCGGCGTAGAAGACCAGACCGCACCCGCCGCCGAAAAACCCTTGCTGGTGGATGTTCGTAATGCTCTGCGTCACGGCTCCGTTGTCATAGCGGCCATCACAAGCTGCACAAATACTTCGAATCCTTCGGTCATGATCGCCGCAGGGCTGCTTGCCCGGAAGGCCGTCGAGCACGGGTTGTCGGTTGCGCCCTGGGTTAAGTCGTCGCTCGCTCCCGGCTCCAAGGTTGTGACCGAGTACCTGAACAAAGCAGGGTTGCAGGGATACCTCGACAAGCTGCACTTCAACCTCGTCGGTTATGGCTGTACGACGTGCATCGGCAACAGCGGTCCGCTTCCGCAGGAAATCTCGGACACCATTGCCGAGCAGGACCTCGTCGTTGTCAGCGTGCTCAGTGGCAATCGAAACTTCGAAGGCCGCATCAACTCGGAAGTTCGCGCCAACTACCTGATGTCGCCGCCGCTCGTCGTTGCCTACGCCATTGCCGGACGCATCGACGTTGACGTTTACAACGAGCCGCTGGGTTATGGTGCAAACAACAAGCCGGTTTTCCTGCGCGACATCTGGCCAACGCAGCAGGAAGTGATCGACACCATGGCGTCCTGCATAAGCCCGGAGATGTTCCAGTCCAGCTATGCCGACGTGCTCAAGGGAGACGATCGCTGGCAATCGCTTAATGTGCCCAAGGGCGACACCTTCGCCTGGGACAGTGCCTCGACGTACGTGCAGAACCCGCCTTACTTCGAAGGCATGACGACGACGCCCCCGCCGGTGAAGGGCATCAGCGGAGCCCGCGTCCTGGCCGTGCTCGGCGACAGCGTCACGACAGACCACATCTCCCCCGCCGGAAACATCAAGGCCGACAGCCCCGCGGGTCGTTATCTCCTTGAGCATGGCGTGGAGGTAAAGGACTTCAACTCTTACGGTTCGCGTCGCGGCAACCATGAAGTAATGATGCGCGGCACATTCGCCAACATCCGCCTGCGCAACAAACTTGCGTCGCCGAAGGAAGGTGGCTTCACTCGCCACATCCCATCGAACGAGCCGATGAGCATCTACGACGCCTCGGTGAAGTATCGGGAGGAAGGCGTCCCGCTCGTCATTCTCGCAGGGAAAGAATATGGCTCAGGGTCATCGCGCGACTGGGCTGCGAAAGGTCCGCAACTGCTCGGCGTACGTGCGGTCATCGCGGAAAGCTTTGAACGCATCCACCGCTCGAACCTGGTTGGCATGGGAATCCTGCCGTTGCAGTTCCTTTCAGACGACAACGTTGAAACGCTCGGACTGACGGGCGAAGAGACTTACGAGATCATCGGAGTCGAAGACGCTCTAAAGCTCTTTGCCCCTGGGAAGCACGTCAGCGTCCGCGCGCTGAACGCCGACGGCACCGCCGTCGAGTTCGACGCTACGCTACGCATTGATACCCCGCAGGAAGTGCTCTATTACCAGAATGGCGGCATCCTGCATTACGTGGTGCGCCAGTTGCTGCAAGGGAAAGACAAGCCGGATGCACTCGCAGGCATCAAGACGGTGGCCGATGCAGCCACTGGTTCGAGCGTGACATAA